The Acidobacteriota bacterium genome contains a region encoding:
- a CDS encoding FkbM family methyltransferase, with product MNLARLLDPRRYARARRIFRRPLGAHTTLAFATRASRTRTGPLALDFRRGGRLVFPRREEVWAALSHLLEDDVDPESVETDGRFLRLTWRGRPFEFEAAGMDLAVFWEIFRRDAYRLSELPGHLGAVVDVGGNVGLFTSAVAGRAERVLFVEPVPANRERAAALFARQGIADRVEIVPLAAGARTGDTVELHLSAVSVCHSTSRAYARGRYGGDGTVRVRTVAMADLLERLPGGRCDLMKIDAEGAEYDFLLAASPDALRRVRRLAVEVHVAPPDLPLERFGELRARLESAGFTVEHEPPGPPAFMLFAGRAD from the coding sequence ACGCGGGCCAGCAGGACGCGCACGGGACCGCTCGCGCTCGACTTCCGCCGCGGGGGCCGGCTCGTCTTCCCCCGGCGAGAGGAGGTCTGGGCGGCGCTGAGCCACCTCCTGGAGGATGACGTCGATCCGGAGAGCGTCGAAACCGATGGTCGCTTCCTGCGGCTGACCTGGCGCGGCCGGCCGTTCGAGTTCGAGGCGGCCGGGATGGATCTCGCCGTCTTCTGGGAGATCTTCCGGCGCGATGCCTACAGGCTCTCGGAGCTGCCGGGCCACCTCGGCGCCGTCGTCGACGTCGGTGGAAACGTCGGCCTGTTCACCTCGGCCGTGGCCGGCCGGGCCGAACGGGTGCTCTTCGTCGAACCGGTGCCGGCGAACCGGGAGCGCGCAGCGGCGCTGTTCGCGCGGCAGGGCATCGCGGATCGCGTCGAGATCGTTCCTCTCGCGGCGGGCGCGCGGACGGGCGATACGGTGGAGCTTCACCTCAGCGCCGTGTCGGTGTGCCATTCGACCAGCCGGGCATACGCCCGCGGGCGGTACGGCGGGGACGGGACCGTGCGCGTCCGGACGGTCGCGATGGCCGATCTGCTCGAACGCCTTCCCGGCGGCCGCTGCGATCTGATGAAGATCGACGCCGAGGGTGCGGAGTACGACTTCCTCCTGGCCGCTTCCCCGGATGCTCTCCGCCGTGTCCGGCGGCTCGCCGTCGAGGTGCACGTGGCACCTCCCGACCTGCCCTTGGAGCGCTTCGGCGAGCTGCGGGCCCGCCTCGAGTCGGCGGGTTTCACGGTGGAGCACGAGCCGCCCGGGCCACCGGCCTTCATGCTCTTCGCGGGGCGGGCCGACTGA